One Mangifera indica cultivar Alphonso chromosome 4, CATAS_Mindica_2.1, whole genome shotgun sequence genomic region harbors:
- the LOC123214448 gene encoding protein ESSENTIAL FOR POTEXVIRUS ACCUMULATION 1-like isoform X2: MAEGKFDLPDDLFTSKPSDRPWTPKDHLTSESSIPLSPQWLYAKPSETKMDVRGPTSVSLGNSTDSNLKDSWRLEGSEDKRDWRRSVTDGDNSRRWREEERETSLLGVRRDRRKVDRRNDNVSSRDTVDNRTLPSSDRWHDGNTRRDSKWSSRWGPEDKEKETRTGKKTDAEKEKEDPHNDNQSFVSSNRSASERDTDARDKWRPRHRVDPHFTGSSSYRAAPGFGLEGRVEGSNLGFTIGRGRSNVIGRVSSVGPIGAAHPHHSESARGKSGHLAETFCYPRGKLLDNYRRQKTDPSFATVLSEMEELSPITQAAFIEPLAFVAPDPVEEAVLSDIWRGKITNSGAVYNSLRQGRSTDFASGHEDLESTEGKKGVLPAVLDETVQTLQEAGNVACQFVNNDTLKNYGLHVNVADGGEVNYEDHKSDIDGRFSTFSKSNGVSSAIGIDAACHHAENWQFEDLTLNKQPPSDNIDSTAFDIRSKLPDDSSLLLDTASTQPKQGSDVQLLGSTEKDLSRDTPPEQQILYYIDPQGVTQGPFLGADILSWFEQGFFGTDLPVRLADAPEGTPFQSLGEVWQHLKDKDKNVSCVDPNSELEQFDSLGGNMEAALPVSAITGSTLVNGVNQPLPKFDSLSTQHLQSGLPELEAPLQLLHPEGQSIQDFAAQDEEILFPGRAGNTGYPIVKSSGRIHDSCVQPSHPTESASSGIAIQNDDKLHPFGLLWSELEGTHTRPTNVPSGMRRAAPFSAMADPSLTEETRSDIYRKNILADPIVYQDPMTAHHMRHMEQESNRFDLADQLLSKQLQQQQLQRRNMFPHTRLNESVLEQLTNQNLIHQQQLANHPASDMEHLLTLHLQQQRQLELQHHQLQQQQQFHQQQKLLQDQQQSQARQLLFEQLMHGQMPDPALGHSHIDPIRANNAFNQALLEQHLLHEMQQRSHHPQKHFIPSLDQLVQMKLGQVPLQDKQREMFELMSRAQHGQMPALEHQILQDQMQARQLSVGLRQQTKVQEGRHIDSIWPADEPDLFHRSLSGAHSSGFSPLDIYQQQQRSTHEEQLGQLERNLSLQEQLQQGLFEPGSLSFEPSLSLPAGASEMNLDTLNTMARHHGLDLKQSSSRMQSGGHAGTFPSGIHPHILPHPLAPNQLNASHLDAVEGYRAENNGQLANQWVESQIQQFHINAEQQRREPEVRMPSEDPSLWMPDRPHDDKSRQLLMELIHKRSGHHPAESLDMNMNGVPFGRRSPSGVYSGSSSPSHHFNLHSGQEAGPNNSFTVGSYGSNSSDPQQVYVAGKQVSSFDSSEKLWLRPESGAMSEGEPLLSSVNDGTRAIYADSNMIGQSSVNKEFSDVDAVKHGSKSEDMIKGSIFEVQDGMAKQAGLATLDWVEIPTHPLSRHNSHVAGSDTGFYDSFTEDIPKDKVQVASRIQENILLRRPPVSRVSSSQEGLTDLISNPAMRGKVSPSTNGRQDPGGNLGSQGSDMASGMKEMRFRHTSSCGDADVSEPSFIDTLKSNTKKNVVPDAHMTIGTLDPDGPQGGRGGKKKGKKGRQIDPALLGFKVTSNRIMMGEIQRLDD, from the exons ATGGCCGAAGGCAAGTTCGATCTACCCGACGATCTCTTCACCTCTAAACCCTCCGATCGTCCCTGGACTCCTAAAG ACCATTTGACATCAGAAAGCAGTATTCCATTGTCTCCCCAGTGGCTATATGCTAAACCAAGTGAAACCAAGATG GATGTGCGTGGTCCAACTTCTGTCTCTCTTGGAAACTCCACTGATTCCAATCTGAAGGACAGCTGGCGTTTGGAAGGATCTGAGGACAAAAGGGACTGGAGGAGGAGTGTTACAGACGGTGACAATAGCCGCCGCTGGCGCGAAGAGGAAAGAGAAACTAGCTTACTTGGTGTTAGAAGAGATCGCAGGAAAGTAGACCGTCGTAATGATAATGTTTCGTCTAGAGATACAGTTGACAATAGAACCTTACCATCTTCTGATCGATGGCATGATGGTAACACACGTCGTGATAGCAAATGGTCTTCTAGGTGGGGTCCGGAagacaaagagaaggaaaccCGAACTGGGAAGAAAACAGATGCGGAGAAGGAGAAGGAAGATCCTCACAATGACAATCAATCTTTTGTAAGTAGCAACCGCTCAGCTTCTGAACGTGACACAGATGCTAGGGATAAATGGAGACCTCGCCATAGAGTGGATCCTCATTTTACTGGTTCTAGTTCATACCGTGCTGCGCCTGGATTTGGACTCGAAGGACGAGTGGAGGGTTCAAATTTGGGATTTACTATTGGACGAGGAAGGTCAAATGTTATTGGGAGGGTTTCATCTGTAGGCCCCATTGGTGCTGCACATCCTCACCATAGTGAAAGTGCCCGAGGGAAATCTGGCCATTTAGCCGAAACTTTTTGCTATCCCAGGGGGAAGCTTCTTGACAATTATCGTAGGCAAAAGACTGATCCTTCATTTGCTACTGTGCTCAGTGAAATGGAGGAATTGTCCCCTATTACTCAAGCAGCTTTTATTGAACCATTGGCTTTTGTTGCTCCTGACCCTGTAGAGGAG GCTGTCCTTAGTGATATATGGAGGGGAAAGATCACAAATAGTGGGGCAGTATACAACTCACTGAGACAAGGGAGATCAACTGATTTTGCTtcag GTCATGAAGACTTGGAATCCACTGAGGGAAAGAAGGGAGTCCTCCCTGCAGTTCTTGATGAAACTGTTCAGACATTGCAGGAAGCTGGAAATGTTGCATGTCAATTTGTTAATAATGATACCTTGAAGAATTATGGTTTACATGTGAATGTGGCAGATG GAGGAGAGGTTAATTATGAAGATCACAAATCAGATATAGATGGAAGGTTCTCAACTTTCTCAAAAAGCAATGGTGTCAGCAGTGCCATAGGCATTGATGCTGCTTGTCATCATGCTGAAAATTGGCAATTTGAGGATTTGACTTTGAATAAACAGCCTCCGTCTGATAACATTGACTCTACTGCTTTTGACATCAGATCCAAGCTTCCTGATGATTCAAGCTTGCTGTTGGATACAGCATCGACTCAGCCCAAACAGGGTAGCGATGTGCAGCTTTTGGGAAGTACGGAGAAAGACTTATCAAGGGATACTCCACCAGAGCAACAAATTTTGTACTACATTGATCCTCAAGGGGTAACTCAGGGACCATTTCTTGGTGCAGATATTCTTTCATGGTTTGAACAAGGTTTTTTCGGGACAGACTTACCTGTCCGCCTGGCTGATGCTCCTGAGGGAACACCTTTCCAAAGTTTGGGTGAGGTGTGGCAACATCTGAAAGATAAAGATAAGAATGTCAGTTGTGTTGATCCAAATTCTGAGCTGGAACAATTTGACTCTTTGGGAGGAAATATGGAGGCTGCTTTACCTGTTTCAGCAATTACAGGTTCAACCTTGGTAAATGGCGTGAACCAACCTCTGCCTAAGTTTGACAGTCTCTCAACTCAACATCTTCAGTCAGGATTACCAGAGCTTGAAGCTCCTTTACAATTGCTCCATCCTGAAGGTCAAAGCATTCAAGATTTCGCTGCGCAAGATGAAg AAATCTTGTTTCCAGGAAGAGCAGGGAATACCGGATATCCTATTGTAAAATCTTCTGGGAGGATTCATGATAGTTGTGTCCAGCCATCTCATCCAACTGAGTCAGCAAGTTCTGGCATTGCAATTCAAAATGATGATAAGTTGCACCCTTTTGGCCTGCTGTGGTCTGAGCTTGAAGGAACCCACACAAGACCTACAAATGTGCCTTCTGGCATGAGAAGGGCTGCTCCATTCAGTGCCATGGCTGATCCAAGTCTTACTGAAGAGACACGGTCagatatatatagaaaaaacaTACTTGCTGACCCCATTGTGTATCAAGATCCTATGACTGCTCACCATATGCGACACATGGAACAGGAATCCAACCGATTTGATCTAGCAGATCAGCTTTTGTCTAAACAATTGCAGCAACAGCAGCTCCAACGGCGAAATATGTTTCCTCATACACGCCTGAATGAATCAGTTTTAGAACAGTTGACAAATCAGAATCTGATTCATCAACAACAGTTGGCGAATCATCCAGCTTCAGATATGGAACATCTTTTGACCCTTCATCTGCAACAACAGCGTCAGCTGGAACTCCAACATCATCAATTGCAGCAACAGCAGCAATTTCATCAACAACAAAAGCTTTTGCAGGACCAACAGCAATCTCAAGCTCGACAGTTGCTCTTTGAGCAGTTGATGCATGGTCAAATGCCTGATCCTGCCCTTGGGCACTCACATATTGACCCAATAAGAGCGAACAATGCTTTCAATCAGGCTTTATTAGAGCAGCACCTTTTACATGAGATGCAACAACGTTCTCATCATCCCCAAAAGCACTTCATTCCTTCTTTAGATCAGCTTGTGCAAATGAAATTGGGTCAGGTGCCACTGCAAGATAAGCAAAGAGAGATGTTTGAGTTAATGTCACGTGCTCAACATGGACAAATGCCAGCATTGGAGCATCAGATTCTTCAGGACCAGATGCAAGCACGGCAGTTATCAGTGGGATTAAGGCAGCAAACCAAAGTGCAGGAAGGGAGGCATATTGATTCTATTTGGCCGGCTGATGAGCCTGATCTGTTTCATAGGAGTTTGTCTGGTGCTCACTCCTCAGGGTTTAGCCCACTAGATATTTACCAGCAGCAACAGAGGTCAACTCATGAGGAGCAGCTGGGTCAGCTTGAGCGGAATCTGTCATTACAAGAGCAGCTGCAGCAAGGACTTTTTGAGCCTGGTTCACTGTCATTTGAGCCGTCCTTGTCTTTGCCTGCTGGTGCTTCGGAGATGAATTTGGATACACTTAATACTATGGCACGTCATCATGGTTTGGATTTAAAGCAGTCTAGCTCACGTATGCAATCTGGTGGTCATGCTGGGACATTTCCTTCTGGCATTCACCCTCATATTTTACCCCACCCTTTAGCCCCAAACCAGCTCAATGCTTCACATTTGGATGCAGTGGAGGGTTACAGGGCTGAAAACAATGGGCAGCTGGCAAATCAATGGGTGGAATCTCAAATTCAACAGTTTCACATTAATGCTGAGCAGCAGAGAAGGGAGCCAGAAGTTAGAATGCCTTCTGAAGATCCAAGTTTATGGATGCCAGATAGGCCTCATGATGACAAGTCAAGGCAATTGTTAATGGAGCTGATCCATAAGAGATCAGGTCATCACCCTGCTGAGTCATTGGACATGAATATGAATGGTGTACCCTTTGGAAGGAGGTCACCATCTGGAGTCTACTCTGGGTCAAGCTCTCCCAGTCACCATTTCAATCTTCATTCAGGCCAAGAAGCAGGTCCAAACAATTCATTTACAGTAGGATCTTATGGTTCTAATTCCTCTGACCCTCAGCAGGTTTATGTAGCTGGCAAGCAGGTTAGCAGTTTTGATAGCAGTGAGAAATTATGGTTAAGACCTGAATCTGGAGCAATGTCTGAGGGAGAGCCATTATTGTCAAGTGTGAATGATGGTACTCGGGCAATTTACGCTGATTCTAACATGATTGGTCAGTCTTCTGTAAACAAAGAGTTCTCCGATGTTGATGCAGTGAAGCATGGTTCCAAAAGTGAAGATATGATTAAGGGTTCTATTTTTGAGGTTCAAGATGGGATGGCCAAGCAAGCAGGTTTGGCCACTTTGGATTGGGTGGAAATTCCCACTCATCCTCTTAGCAGACATAATTCACATGTTGCTG GTAGTGATACAGGTTTTTATGATTCTTTCACAGAAGATATTCCCAAGGATAA GGTGCAGGTTGCATCCAGGattcaagaaaatattttgttgaGACGTCCACCAGTCTCACGTGTTTCATCATCCCAGGAAGGATTGACTGATCTCATCTCTAATCCTGCTATGAGAGGAAAAGTTTCACCTAGTACTAATG GGAGGCAAGATCCTGGGGGAAATCTTGGAAGCCAAGGTTCAGACATGGCATCAGGGATGAAAGAAATGAGATTTCGCCACACCTCATCCTGCGGTGATGCTGATGTTTCAGAGCCTTCATTTATAGACACGTTGAAGAGTAATACCAAGAAAAATGTTGTGCCTGACGCCCACATGACAATAGGGACATTAGATCCAGATGGACCCCAAGGTGGTCGTGGTGGTAAAAAGAAAGGTAAGAAAGGGAGGCAAATTGATCCTGCTCTCCTGGGTTTTAAAGTTACTAGTAATCGCATCATGATGGGTGAAATCCAGCGCCTAGATGATTAG
- the LOC123214376 gene encoding BAG family molecular chaperone regulator 6-like, protein MDSPFYKSYWNMPSRPHQVPTVREIPVHYVGSEQPVDRSVMAVRIEKAFRGFLVRKSVKKIVEIRRQVEEIEKLISDKETVDLIKRDGKERLRINEMLMSLLFKLDSVRGVDSGVRDFRKAVIKKAISLQETIDAIVSGNADVEFDQAEKIIEAINETVMECAEDGENRDGSAKDNAEPEQVGDKEIKEVVDNQRDDVGEEIVENCELKAWMTECLEESVGTNQTESVSDSSANPQNSIESCEEDVNSSSKDEIDAVETHQAEVKEVSGKEYRAGEENSKNRELLEKMIEDNEKMMDMMAKLFERNEMQTKLLSSLSHRVEQLEKAFVCERLRRKKKRNSGTVDSCETIPDNKKCGKRS, encoded by the coding sequence ATGGATTCTCCGTTTTACAAAAGCTACTGGAATATGCCTTCTCGCCCTCACCAGGTACCGACTGTCAGAGAAATACCGGTCCACTACGTCGGTTCGGAGCAGCCTGTGGATAGATCCGTTATGGCCGTGAGGATCGAGAAGGCGTTCAGAGGTTTCCTCGTCAGAAAAAGCGTGAAGAAGATCGTGGAGATTAGAAGGCAAGTCGAGGAGATCGAGAAGCTGATATCAGACAAAGAGACCGTCGATTTGATTAAAAGAGACGGAAAGGAGCGATTGAGAATTAATGAGATGTTGATGAGTTTGCTCTTTAAGTTGGATTCGGTGAGGGGCGTTGATTCGGGAGTTAGGGATTTTAGAAAAGCGGTTATTAAGAAAGCGATATCGTTGCAAGAAACCATTGACGCTATTGTTTCTGGTAATGCCGACGTGGAATTTGATCAGGCTGAAAAGATTAtcgaagctattaatgagacgGTCATGGAATGTGCAGAAGATGGTGAAAATCGTGATGGTTCAGCGAAAGACAATGCTGAACCTGAACAAGTGGGtgataaagaaattaaagaagttGTCGACAATCAAAGAGATGACGTAGGCGAAGAGATTGTTGAAAACTGTGAATTGAAGGCTTGGATGACTGAATGTTTAGAAGAAAGTGTAGGAACGAATCAGACCGAGTCAGTGTCTGATTCCTCTGCTAATCCTCAGAATTCGATTGAATCGTGTGAGGAAGATGTTAATTCATCGTCAAAGGACGAAATTGACGCCGTTGAAACACATCAAGCAGAAGTTAAGGAAGTGAGTGGCAAAGAATATAGAGCAGGAGAGGAGAATTCGAAGAACAGAGAGCTGTTGGAGAAGATGATAGAGGACAATGAGAAGATGATGGATATGATGGCGAAGTTATTCGAGAGGAATGAAATGCAGACGAAGTTGTTGAGCTCGTTATCACATAGGGTTGAGCAGCTGGAGAAGGCCTTTGTGTGTGAGAGGttgaggaggaagaagaagagaaattcTGGGACGGTTGATAGCTGCGAAACGATACCGGATAACAAAAAATGCGGCAAGAGATCGTGA
- the LOC123214448 gene encoding protein ESSENTIAL FOR POTEXVIRUS ACCUMULATION 1-like isoform X1 — MAEGKFDLPDDLFTSKPSDRPWTPKGAASGGNEDKVHLGILDDSKDHLTSESSIPLSPQWLYAKPSETKMDVRGPTSVSLGNSTDSNLKDSWRLEGSEDKRDWRRSVTDGDNSRRWREEERETSLLGVRRDRRKVDRRNDNVSSRDTVDNRTLPSSDRWHDGNTRRDSKWSSRWGPEDKEKETRTGKKTDAEKEKEDPHNDNQSFVSSNRSASERDTDARDKWRPRHRVDPHFTGSSSYRAAPGFGLEGRVEGSNLGFTIGRGRSNVIGRVSSVGPIGAAHPHHSESARGKSGHLAETFCYPRGKLLDNYRRQKTDPSFATVLSEMEELSPITQAAFIEPLAFVAPDPVEEAVLSDIWRGKITNSGAVYNSLRQGRSTDFASGHEDLESTEGKKGVLPAVLDETVQTLQEAGNVACQFVNNDTLKNYGLHVNVADGGEVNYEDHKSDIDGRFSTFSKSNGVSSAIGIDAACHHAENWQFEDLTLNKQPPSDNIDSTAFDIRSKLPDDSSLLLDTASTQPKQGSDVQLLGSTEKDLSRDTPPEQQILYYIDPQGVTQGPFLGADILSWFEQGFFGTDLPVRLADAPEGTPFQSLGEVWQHLKDKDKNVSCVDPNSELEQFDSLGGNMEAALPVSAITGSTLVNGVNQPLPKFDSLSTQHLQSGLPELEAPLQLLHPEGQSIQDFAAQDEEILFPGRAGNTGYPIVKSSGRIHDSCVQPSHPTESASSGIAIQNDDKLHPFGLLWSELEGTHTRPTNVPSGMRRAAPFSAMADPSLTEETRSDIYRKNILADPIVYQDPMTAHHMRHMEQESNRFDLADQLLSKQLQQQQLQRRNMFPHTRLNESVLEQLTNQNLIHQQQLANHPASDMEHLLTLHLQQQRQLELQHHQLQQQQQFHQQQKLLQDQQQSQARQLLFEQLMHGQMPDPALGHSHIDPIRANNAFNQALLEQHLLHEMQQRSHHPQKHFIPSLDQLVQMKLGQVPLQDKQREMFELMSRAQHGQMPALEHQILQDQMQARQLSVGLRQQTKVQEGRHIDSIWPADEPDLFHRSLSGAHSSGFSPLDIYQQQQRSTHEEQLGQLERNLSLQEQLQQGLFEPGSLSFEPSLSLPAGASEMNLDTLNTMARHHGLDLKQSSSRMQSGGHAGTFPSGIHPHILPHPLAPNQLNASHLDAVEGYRAENNGQLANQWVESQIQQFHINAEQQRREPEVRMPSEDPSLWMPDRPHDDKSRQLLMELIHKRSGHHPAESLDMNMNGVPFGRRSPSGVYSGSSSPSHHFNLHSGQEAGPNNSFTVGSYGSNSSDPQQVYVAGKQVSSFDSSEKLWLRPESGAMSEGEPLLSSVNDGTRAIYADSNMIGQSSVNKEFSDVDAVKHGSKSEDMIKGSIFEVQDGMAKQAGLATLDWVEIPTHPLSRHNSHVAGSDTGFYDSFTEDIPKDKVQVASRIQENILLRRPPVSRVSSSQEGLTDLISNPAMRGKVSPSTNGRQDPGGNLGSQGSDMASGMKEMRFRHTSSCGDADVSEPSFIDTLKSNTKKNVVPDAHMTIGTLDPDGPQGGRGGKKKGKKGRQIDPALLGFKVTSNRIMMGEIQRLDD, encoded by the exons ATGGCCGAAGGCAAGTTCGATCTACCCGACGATCTCTTCACCTCTAAACCCTCCGATCGTCCCTGGACTCCTAAAG GGGCTGCGTCAGGGGGAAATGAGGATAAGGTTCATTTGGGGATACTTGATGATTCCAAAG ACCATTTGACATCAGAAAGCAGTATTCCATTGTCTCCCCAGTGGCTATATGCTAAACCAAGTGAAACCAAGATG GATGTGCGTGGTCCAACTTCTGTCTCTCTTGGAAACTCCACTGATTCCAATCTGAAGGACAGCTGGCGTTTGGAAGGATCTGAGGACAAAAGGGACTGGAGGAGGAGTGTTACAGACGGTGACAATAGCCGCCGCTGGCGCGAAGAGGAAAGAGAAACTAGCTTACTTGGTGTTAGAAGAGATCGCAGGAAAGTAGACCGTCGTAATGATAATGTTTCGTCTAGAGATACAGTTGACAATAGAACCTTACCATCTTCTGATCGATGGCATGATGGTAACACACGTCGTGATAGCAAATGGTCTTCTAGGTGGGGTCCGGAagacaaagagaaggaaaccCGAACTGGGAAGAAAACAGATGCGGAGAAGGAGAAGGAAGATCCTCACAATGACAATCAATCTTTTGTAAGTAGCAACCGCTCAGCTTCTGAACGTGACACAGATGCTAGGGATAAATGGAGACCTCGCCATAGAGTGGATCCTCATTTTACTGGTTCTAGTTCATACCGTGCTGCGCCTGGATTTGGACTCGAAGGACGAGTGGAGGGTTCAAATTTGGGATTTACTATTGGACGAGGAAGGTCAAATGTTATTGGGAGGGTTTCATCTGTAGGCCCCATTGGTGCTGCACATCCTCACCATAGTGAAAGTGCCCGAGGGAAATCTGGCCATTTAGCCGAAACTTTTTGCTATCCCAGGGGGAAGCTTCTTGACAATTATCGTAGGCAAAAGACTGATCCTTCATTTGCTACTGTGCTCAGTGAAATGGAGGAATTGTCCCCTATTACTCAAGCAGCTTTTATTGAACCATTGGCTTTTGTTGCTCCTGACCCTGTAGAGGAG GCTGTCCTTAGTGATATATGGAGGGGAAAGATCACAAATAGTGGGGCAGTATACAACTCACTGAGACAAGGGAGATCAACTGATTTTGCTtcag GTCATGAAGACTTGGAATCCACTGAGGGAAAGAAGGGAGTCCTCCCTGCAGTTCTTGATGAAACTGTTCAGACATTGCAGGAAGCTGGAAATGTTGCATGTCAATTTGTTAATAATGATACCTTGAAGAATTATGGTTTACATGTGAATGTGGCAGATG GAGGAGAGGTTAATTATGAAGATCACAAATCAGATATAGATGGAAGGTTCTCAACTTTCTCAAAAAGCAATGGTGTCAGCAGTGCCATAGGCATTGATGCTGCTTGTCATCATGCTGAAAATTGGCAATTTGAGGATTTGACTTTGAATAAACAGCCTCCGTCTGATAACATTGACTCTACTGCTTTTGACATCAGATCCAAGCTTCCTGATGATTCAAGCTTGCTGTTGGATACAGCATCGACTCAGCCCAAACAGGGTAGCGATGTGCAGCTTTTGGGAAGTACGGAGAAAGACTTATCAAGGGATACTCCACCAGAGCAACAAATTTTGTACTACATTGATCCTCAAGGGGTAACTCAGGGACCATTTCTTGGTGCAGATATTCTTTCATGGTTTGAACAAGGTTTTTTCGGGACAGACTTACCTGTCCGCCTGGCTGATGCTCCTGAGGGAACACCTTTCCAAAGTTTGGGTGAGGTGTGGCAACATCTGAAAGATAAAGATAAGAATGTCAGTTGTGTTGATCCAAATTCTGAGCTGGAACAATTTGACTCTTTGGGAGGAAATATGGAGGCTGCTTTACCTGTTTCAGCAATTACAGGTTCAACCTTGGTAAATGGCGTGAACCAACCTCTGCCTAAGTTTGACAGTCTCTCAACTCAACATCTTCAGTCAGGATTACCAGAGCTTGAAGCTCCTTTACAATTGCTCCATCCTGAAGGTCAAAGCATTCAAGATTTCGCTGCGCAAGATGAAg AAATCTTGTTTCCAGGAAGAGCAGGGAATACCGGATATCCTATTGTAAAATCTTCTGGGAGGATTCATGATAGTTGTGTCCAGCCATCTCATCCAACTGAGTCAGCAAGTTCTGGCATTGCAATTCAAAATGATGATAAGTTGCACCCTTTTGGCCTGCTGTGGTCTGAGCTTGAAGGAACCCACACAAGACCTACAAATGTGCCTTCTGGCATGAGAAGGGCTGCTCCATTCAGTGCCATGGCTGATCCAAGTCTTACTGAAGAGACACGGTCagatatatatagaaaaaacaTACTTGCTGACCCCATTGTGTATCAAGATCCTATGACTGCTCACCATATGCGACACATGGAACAGGAATCCAACCGATTTGATCTAGCAGATCAGCTTTTGTCTAAACAATTGCAGCAACAGCAGCTCCAACGGCGAAATATGTTTCCTCATACACGCCTGAATGAATCAGTTTTAGAACAGTTGACAAATCAGAATCTGATTCATCAACAACAGTTGGCGAATCATCCAGCTTCAGATATGGAACATCTTTTGACCCTTCATCTGCAACAACAGCGTCAGCTGGAACTCCAACATCATCAATTGCAGCAACAGCAGCAATTTCATCAACAACAAAAGCTTTTGCAGGACCAACAGCAATCTCAAGCTCGACAGTTGCTCTTTGAGCAGTTGATGCATGGTCAAATGCCTGATCCTGCCCTTGGGCACTCACATATTGACCCAATAAGAGCGAACAATGCTTTCAATCAGGCTTTATTAGAGCAGCACCTTTTACATGAGATGCAACAACGTTCTCATCATCCCCAAAAGCACTTCATTCCTTCTTTAGATCAGCTTGTGCAAATGAAATTGGGTCAGGTGCCACTGCAAGATAAGCAAAGAGAGATGTTTGAGTTAATGTCACGTGCTCAACATGGACAAATGCCAGCATTGGAGCATCAGATTCTTCAGGACCAGATGCAAGCACGGCAGTTATCAGTGGGATTAAGGCAGCAAACCAAAGTGCAGGAAGGGAGGCATATTGATTCTATTTGGCCGGCTGATGAGCCTGATCTGTTTCATAGGAGTTTGTCTGGTGCTCACTCCTCAGGGTTTAGCCCACTAGATATTTACCAGCAGCAACAGAGGTCAACTCATGAGGAGCAGCTGGGTCAGCTTGAGCGGAATCTGTCATTACAAGAGCAGCTGCAGCAAGGACTTTTTGAGCCTGGTTCACTGTCATTTGAGCCGTCCTTGTCTTTGCCTGCTGGTGCTTCGGAGATGAATTTGGATACACTTAATACTATGGCACGTCATCATGGTTTGGATTTAAAGCAGTCTAGCTCACGTATGCAATCTGGTGGTCATGCTGGGACATTTCCTTCTGGCATTCACCCTCATATTTTACCCCACCCTTTAGCCCCAAACCAGCTCAATGCTTCACATTTGGATGCAGTGGAGGGTTACAGGGCTGAAAACAATGGGCAGCTGGCAAATCAATGGGTGGAATCTCAAATTCAACAGTTTCACATTAATGCTGAGCAGCAGAGAAGGGAGCCAGAAGTTAGAATGCCTTCTGAAGATCCAAGTTTATGGATGCCAGATAGGCCTCATGATGACAAGTCAAGGCAATTGTTAATGGAGCTGATCCATAAGAGATCAGGTCATCACCCTGCTGAGTCATTGGACATGAATATGAATGGTGTACCCTTTGGAAGGAGGTCACCATCTGGAGTCTACTCTGGGTCAAGCTCTCCCAGTCACCATTTCAATCTTCATTCAGGCCAAGAAGCAGGTCCAAACAATTCATTTACAGTAGGATCTTATGGTTCTAATTCCTCTGACCCTCAGCAGGTTTATGTAGCTGGCAAGCAGGTTAGCAGTTTTGATAGCAGTGAGAAATTATGGTTAAGACCTGAATCTGGAGCAATGTCTGAGGGAGAGCCATTATTGTCAAGTGTGAATGATGGTACTCGGGCAATTTACGCTGATTCTAACATGATTGGTCAGTCTTCTGTAAACAAAGAGTTCTCCGATGTTGATGCAGTGAAGCATGGTTCCAAAAGTGAAGATATGATTAAGGGTTCTATTTTTGAGGTTCAAGATGGGATGGCCAAGCAAGCAGGTTTGGCCACTTTGGATTGGGTGGAAATTCCCACTCATCCTCTTAGCAGACATAATTCACATGTTGCTG GTAGTGATACAGGTTTTTATGATTCTTTCACAGAAGATATTCCCAAGGATAA GGTGCAGGTTGCATCCAGGattcaagaaaatattttgttgaGACGTCCACCAGTCTCACGTGTTTCATCATCCCAGGAAGGATTGACTGATCTCATCTCTAATCCTGCTATGAGAGGAAAAGTTTCACCTAGTACTAATG GGAGGCAAGATCCTGGGGGAAATCTTGGAAGCCAAGGTTCAGACATGGCATCAGGGATGAAAGAAATGAGATTTCGCCACACCTCATCCTGCGGTGATGCTGATGTTTCAGAGCCTTCATTTATAGACACGTTGAAGAGTAATACCAAGAAAAATGTTGTGCCTGACGCCCACATGACAATAGGGACATTAGATCCAGATGGACCCCAAGGTGGTCGTGGTGGTAAAAAGAAAGGTAAGAAAGGGAGGCAAATTGATCCTGCTCTCCTGGGTTTTAAAGTTACTAGTAATCGCATCATGATGGGTGAAATCCAGCGCCTAGATGATTAG